GGTCTTAAAATAGTGTTGCATAGTTTTAGACACATTTGTAGGTAATTTCTGTGGCACTAAGCCATTTTAGTGATTTCGCAACACTTACGTAGAATATTAAACACCCTTTccataaaaccaaaaacattAACAGCGTTTTAGGGATTCTAAACAATTTATTGAACACTTTCTCTTCTCACTCGCATTGCTCGGCTTACAAAAGTAGACAAAAAAAATCGAAGATATATATAAGGCGGTATATATGTGGGTATGTATGCGATATGTATAAGTcattatgcaaataaataagtgGACTATAGGGCGTACTATCTGATATAAGTAAATCAGGTCTGGGAAAATCTCTGACAGTGGGACGCAGAAGTATTCGGCTTAGTCTACGGCTTAAAGCgcttaaaatatttagtgACTAATTCAAGTGTATATTTGTTATGCATATGTTGTATAAgtgtgcgtgtatgtgtgtgtcttTGTGTGCAAAATGTGCGTGTATGCGTGTCTACAAAGTCTTAAGAGAGTCTTACGAGAAATACTCTAAGTAATGGATTGTATCGGCTCAAATGCTGAAGAAAGCTACAAGTGATTGTCAGATGGATATATGTACGAGTATGATGTGGGCTGATCATGGCTTAGCACCGTTTTACATGAAATAGAACCTAGGcttaaactaaaacaaaaataatcgATTATCGGACTGCCACCAAGGATGGAATGTGGAAATGATAGAAACAAACAGGAAGTGGTGTGCTGAAGGGGGTTTAGAGCTACAGTTTTCACGAAACGGAAATGGAAttagaaatgaaaatggaaaaggaagtggaagtggaagagGAAGAGGAGAACCCAGTAAACGGCTTGAGTTAATGTTAAATGATTtgtatcaaaaattatactaACGAAGTGTACGCTACAAATTTAAGAGCCGCAGACGCAGACACAACTGTACCTagaaccggaaacggaagcgcTGAAAGAACGCAGTAGCTAGTGATGACACTAATGGCAGTTACTTTTCAAATCGGGGTCTTTGGACGTGGACCTTCTTACCAAGgcaaaattataattaatttgttaTAAATAGAATACGATTATAGcaaatattttcttaaccAACTTATATggttttcgatttcaattatAGAATTTGATTACTCGATTTAAGAATGGATTTGAAAAGAACTTCTTCTGTTTGCCAACCAAAAGACCTGATCCCGAAGAAGCTATCAGTAGTGCCATTGCCCAGCCGCCGGAAATCGGTAATCCGCCCGCGGAACTAGTTCCAGTTGCACAGTCGGGGTCGTGCTCACGACATCGCCCGCTTCTTGGAGAGCGTTCCCTGCAGATCCGCCGGCGAGGGAAGCTGGATGACGGGGAGCGGTGCCAGCTGGGGATTCGTGAAGGCCACAGCCCGCTCCTTGGCGCTGCCTGCGAACGAGGAGAACGGACGCAGTCGGACGTAGAGCACCGCAGAGGTAAGGCAGGACGTGACAAGGATACCCAGGAGCACGATTAGCGTGATGGCAAAGCCCGGCGTGGTCATGCAGATCAGGCCCTCCTCGCGCAGTGGAAATACCATGGTCTGTGGACTGCGATCCACGCCGGAGTTCGCGCCATTCGGTGAGCTTCCATTACCGCCGGCCTGCTCATCGATGGCGAAGGTCAGATCGCCGGAGGACACCACCTTGATGATCCTGTTCAGACCCACCTGCGGTTCGGCCACCGCTCGGGCACGTCGCTGCACCCTTCGCTCGTCCCGCCGCTTGCCAATCGCGCTGGCCACGTGGTAGGCATCCACATGAAGTTGCGGCGGTGGACCGTACTGCGATTCTGGACCCACCTGCAAGTGGTGGACATCCTGCAGGTTCGTTTCCGCCGAACATTGCTCCGGACAATGGTAGCGACAGATCTGGATGGTGCACTGGAAATGCACCTCCATCGAGTCGGGGAACTTGAAGGCCTGGAAGTGGGCATAGGACAGCACGGACGCAGATGCTCCAAAGTTCTTGATCTTGGTGAAGCGCGACATAAGCTTGGGTCGGGTGACACAGCCCCGCTGGTCGACCAATTGGATGGGCGCCCTCTTGCCGTCGTGCGCCACACAATTCCTCACCAGCATATCGAACTTGGAGTCGTCATCCTTGATCGCCAGCACCATGGTCATCGTCTGGCCGATCTTAACCAGTCCAGAGACTTCGGATGCCCACGGACCCTTGCCCACCTGTATTTGCATCCAGCAGCCAACGTTATCGCCAGCAAAATCGGCCCTCACCACATCCAGCATATCCACCGGGAATGGACGGAAGGTCACGCTCTTCTCGTACTGATCATGCCACGTGCAACGGAGTTTCCTGGCCTGATCCCACACCTCCTGCACCTGCGGATCGTACTGGATGACGATGATGTTCTCGAAGTAGGTGCCTGCTCCCGTGCTGCCCGCCTCATGGCCATACCCCTGGCCATAGTTGTCCGTATTGCCGGCGGTGCCGCACTCGTGCAGTCCAATGTCGAAGCTCGCCGAGCTGCGTCCCAGTCCCGATGGCAAGTGGACGCAGTTCATGTTGCTGTAGTGACCCTTGGAGAACACAATGCCATTGAAGGGCTTGTCGAACTGCACGAACACCTTCATCCCGTTCTTCTCGCACTTGACGTCCAGGGACACAATCTTGGGCATATCCTGTACAGGTGCCGCCCATATCTCATTGTTGCTCGATCCGCCCACACTCAAGTCGGGCACctgcacctgctgctgctgacccTGCTGCTGCGtatgctgctgttgctgctgctgctgttgcggctgCACCTGCAATTGCAACTGCGGCGGGGGCTGCGgtcgctgctgcagctgcggtGGAGGTGGTCCCTTGTAGAACTGGGCAcccggcggcggaggaggtcCGAACGGCTGGCCAAAGCTCAGCGGAATGTTCTGGTGATTGTCTGTAAGTGCAGCAGCAGTATAAGTATTTttgttaatattattaagctgtttatatataattattcaaaCATTGCATATGCAAGTAGTTGCTAGGCTATTTTCACTTACTTCGCATGGTGAGTGCCACATTTGGAGGCGGCTGTGGCATGTTGTGCTGGTAGTGCACCTGCACCTTGGGCACCGATTGGGGCAACTGCATCTGGATTTGCGGCaactgctgatgctgctgctgctgttgctgctgttgctgctgctgctgctgttgttgctgttgctgctgcgcctgggcctgctgctcctgctccgaTTCCTGGGCCATCTGGTCCAGCTCGTTCTCGTGATCCCCAAGAGCGATGGTCAGATCGTCGTCGGGTCCACCGGCAATCGCCTTCACCACCTCCACATCGTCCGCGCAAACGAGTGCGACCTGTAGCCCCATTTTCGGGTTTGCGGTTTGTGGGGGGTAAGATGAAGAGAGGGTGAAAAGATGAGAAGTTGCGATGATGAAGAACGGTATGATTTCAGTTGGGGAATGTCAAATGGAATGGGCGCAGAGCAGCTAGTGGCAAGTGGTAGGCAGGTTGCAAGGCGGATGCGGCATGCAACTCAATTGCATAAGGCAGCAAAAAGCCACTGGCTGCCGTGGAGAAAGAGAAAAACAAGAGAAAAACCACGGGCACTGCAACAATTTCGCTTTTTTCCGACGTCTGTTTGCCGATTGCCGTTTTCTGTCCGCTGTCTTCTGTCTTCTGTCTTCTGTTTTCCAACCAGCAACTCTTCTTGTGCCACATGCAACGTGCGGCGACCCAATTGCCAGGGAGATCCGCCTGGCTTAAAAGGCGATGTCAAGGCTAGAACCAGACCAGACCAGGCCCCAGACCAGACCAGACGGCAACACAAACAAAAGGCGAAAGACCATGGACGATGGACCCAGCCCCAAAGACCGAAGACTGAAGACCGAAGACGGAAGACCCAAGACACCAGACATTTCAAGACCCAGATTGAGATCGCAATCGACATGGATGGAACAGGAGATGCCGGCCTGGGATGATGGTGGTGTGTACCCGATAATAGCCGGGTAACAGATTAGATGCAATCCAGATAACTTAGATGGTGGGAAGCAACAGATCTTTACTTCTGTACTTTTCCAGTAATGTCAATATTAAATGTTAGAAAAGAATAACTCGGATAGAATTAACGAGTCATACAGCAAACTTTAACTGATAATGGACCAAATTTCAAGTTAATTtctatacaaataaatatttatgtatataaataaaccTTTCTCTCTGAATCTGAATCGTTTtcaaaatgtatctgtataGCCCATCCATCCTTTCTAATCAAGATTCCCATGTCGCATCTTGTGACCAACTGTGCGATCTGCTAataaacttaattaattttccattACTTTCTTTTTACGTCCTTCACTTGGCGCGGATTGGATTGGCCAGTGGCCATGTTCCGGGTGACCATTTCTTCATTTCGCCCGGCCATTCAGGAACATCTTGATCCGCGTCGATGGCTTGGCCGTGTACTTGTCGCCGAACTGGACTTATTCAGTTACCAACTCGCCAAGTTGCCAAGTTACCTGGCTATCTTGGCAATTAGACGAaagaggaggagcaggaggagcggGAGGTTGGGGGCACTGGAGCAATTGCGGACAGGTGGACGATgatggccatggccatggaAATGGCGATCATGGCCAagatacccatacccatacccaaacccatacccatacccatacccatagcAATCCCATGATGAAGATGCCCAGCGAAGATGGCGAGGCTGCATCCCATTTGGCCAAATCTGTGCCGCACCGCCGAAAACAACTTTCTCCGCCAACTGGGAAGCTGAGAAAACTGAGCATCCGAGTGTCTCAGTGTCTCAGTATCTCAGGTATtggatttttatatttttgtacttggttttttttttttttgttttttgttttcttaaGATGGGATGTCGCAACGGCTGAGACGGCGGCATCCTGAAGCAATCCTGTTTGGTAGAAAGTGATGTGGCAAGCGCGGCAGACGATTGACGACAAAAAGGTAAGTAAGCAAGTAGATGGTAAAATCGTAAATGCTCGATGGGGCAAGATGGCAAACGAGTGGGCCACGAACTCGGGAAAACCCACTGCTCAAAATTCTATAATCAAATTTGCATGCGGGTACGTGATttggagcaactgcagcggcaGGCCATGAATACCAAAAAAATGACTAGAAAACATTACAAAGTTACATTTTTTCCCACTAATACGCCGCCACATGGAAATCCACCAAATGAGTATTGAAATGTATCCTGTTTCGTTTTCCAACTCATATGCGAAACTAATCATCTCGAGAGAACTGCGTTAATTGAAATGTGTGCCAAGTGGGCAACAGTGTTTGCCCATCCAAGCCAGTGGGAAGTCGTGAGTTTCAATAGGCCCCCACTTCCCAAATCCCCCATTTCACATCCCCTGTGCAGTCCCCCCACGTAATACGAAATGGAGAAGACTAATGATGTGACTAAAGACTAAAGACTCAAGACTAGAGACCAAAGACGGAAGACAGAAGACAGCAGAAACCGGCTGTTGTTGCCAATCTTGACCTCGACCAATGCATGGTGCTaggctgtttttttttttattatttttggagGGGATTTCGGGAAGAGGCTGTCTGCCTGGCAGCGCACCAAATCGGGAGAAAGTGAAACATTAGCAGAGAATCGGAATTTGGCAAACATTTGGGCTGGAGGAGAATGGCGGATGGTGGATAGAGGACGGAGGGTCAAAGGTGAACGCCAGGTCGTTTGGCAGCATTTCTCGACCCCAAGATGAAAGCGAAAAGGAGGCGAAAAGTGGAGATGATGCTGCCACCACATGCTGCCGCTGGTTAAAGCAATGAAAATGCTTCGTTTTCCTATGCTTTTTTGGCTACCAGGCTAAATTGTGTCATCGCCCCAGAATGGCCAAAAAAACGCTGGCGAACAACAAAAAGAATAACTTTCTAACGTCATGAACGCTGGACGAGAAGAGATTCGGTCTGGGGGATGGGCCTGGGCATGGGGGTAATACCTAGGCAGCACATGGGATGCACATGGAATTTTTAATATGTGCCAAAAGGCGGAAAAGAGAAAGGAATGCTGCGGAACGAGTGTAGAATTGTGCTCTGTTATTGCTGAATTCTATTTGCACACATGGAAATACTTCAAAGGACATTGTAGAGCCTCAAATTGTTGCAAATGCAGCATTCTTTTAAAAACCGCAATCTTAGTTAAAACGCCACCATTACTACGTATGTTTAGTTTCTAAATTGCAGAGATGGCATCTCCAATGTGTATCCTTTTCATTACCCGCACTAATTACTCAATTTTCCGTTACTTTCCCCGCTGGTCAGTTCACTTGGATATGctataaatatatgtgttcCTGATTGATTCCAGGAACTAAAAGCAGCACATGTAACATTCGCACAAGCTCGAGAAACGAGGCCATGCCAATTACACGTCCCATCCCAGCACATTCCCACCCATTCCATGCCGTTCCACTCGGCTCCTCTTTATTCCGTTTCATTCCGGCAGAGGCGCTCTTTCACTTGCACACATGCACACTTGGACTCACACGCACACGGCGAGGCAGACGACAGGCAGACAGAAGGAGAGGGTGTGGGCGGCAAGGCGGAGAGAGCAGGATGCAGAACAGTGTCGAGAAAGGAGGAGGGGGGCCAATTGCACCTATTTCAAAGATAATAATAGGCACTGCCTGaacaaattattaaatgcTTTAGTTTTGAACTAAACATTCCTTGTATATTCAAGTGGCTATTGAAGAACCCAATCTAGTAAGTGTAAGCTCAGTTAAAACCCCCTTTCATCAAAATCCCCGCACGCCACTgtaagagagagagagaagctTAAGCCGGCTGCTGCTAATGGGAATTATCTTTTTATAAGCTGATGTTGCTTGTGCTGCCGTTGTGTCTGCGGCTTTTCGCTTAAATTGATTTCAATTATTTGCATCGGCTCAACTCACCTGCAGTGAAAGGAAAATGATAAGCGGCAGCCAAATCTTCTTAGCACCGATTTCTACGTTTCTTCGTAGATTTCTGCAGCGCACTTGcttgtgttgttgctgctgctgctgctgctgctgttgctgttgctgctgatgttgcatgttgctgctgttattgctgctgctgctgctgattgttgttgtgatggtgttgctgtttgttaagtgtgtaattaatttgtttatcgTTATTCGATATTTATAGTGTTGTTGTGGGCGGTCAATGAAGAGaagagaagaagaagcagaagaaaCGGAAAACGGAAGAGGGAGAGAGAACGTGGCGAAGAAAGTGCTTTTCGCTTTTATTTCTTCTCATTGTTATGGTTACCTGCTATATGAAAGTGTTTCCCGCTAATTGCAATTTATTAGCAATTTCTCAGTCAACTCAATGATGATTGATTGACTTGCTAAGTGTTGTGGGCCCTCTTCTTCATCCCCCTTTCTAGCCCCTTTCTAACTCCACCCACTGACCATAAATGAATAGACTGAAGTGTAAAAGACAGACAGGCAGAAAGAAAGAAAGGGAAGCTGCGACAAGTCAAGAAAGAAAAGAATCTGTTTAATGACAACTCACTTGAGAAAATAAAAGGGTAGCTGCGGAGGTGAAAAGTGTTAATAGGTTTCCCCATAACTCAAGTGGGTCATCTTGGCCCAGACAAATACGAGTGCTCTTAGTTGGCCAATTAGAAGGCCAAAGATAGTGACAAAGGTGTGAGGAAATTCCGTCGAAAGAGAGAGTGAGGAAAGAGTGAAGGCGAGAAAGCAACACTCTGGAAGAATTAAGTGAATTCTTCACTCGCTATTTATTGACCTTGAAAACTGATCACTGACATTTGTCATTGCTGATGATTATTCATGCTTAATTTATCTATTTTCTCACTTAGTTCGAGGTTTCTCCTTCATAACAGCAATCTAAACACTTTTAAGTTATCCTCAGGATTTTAAGTGGCAATTCTTTGCGTTTCAATTTACTACCTTTGTTTTATGAAAACAGAAAGCTTAATAACATTGCATTCTAATAATCTATTTATGTTGTTCTGTGTTCCTAACCCATCTGTATTGATACGTTTGTGATGAAATAATATAATACCtattaaaagttttttttgtAGTAAAAAGTAGCTACCCATTTTAGTTGAAATATGTAACTTAGTTAGTTAGTAACCGCAACTTGGTTACGAAAAGTAGCCTCTGGGCCCAAGTTAAGATCTCTCCCTATATCTACCTCCTATTTCCCTTATCGTTTTCGTATTTTAGGATCCTCTCACAGCTGTTCTactgcttccgtttccgctgcgCACAAGGCAACTTCCGGCATGTGGATCCCATCTGCCGGCACTCACCTATTTGGTCCTAGGCCCAattccgatttcgattccgTGATGTTGCAGCTAAAGTTCCGATTCCAATTTCAATTCCAATTCCGAATCGAAATCAAAAATTCCGAAGGCTGACAAACAGGATGCGTTAGCGGCAACTTTCGAAAACAGTTGCACTTGAACGGTGGCCGTTACTTCTGCCCGCCGAtgatgatgttgttgctgttgctgctgcagttgatgctgctgctgctgctgctgcgtctgttgctgctgctgcagttgctgcagtCCGCCGATGTTGCCGATGGGTTGCTGGTAATGACAGCAGCGGGCGAGGAGGGCGGCGTGTTGCACGCGGTCAACAATTAACGATCGCAAGTGGAGCACACacaaaagaaaatgcaaacaaaaaaaaaagaaaaggacaCAAAAAGCGTGTTGATCACCACTTTGCTAACCGTTTTCCCAGCGGTTCTTTCCGTTCCGTTTCGTTTGGCTTTGCtttatgtttgtttgttttcatttacttatgtttcttttttgttttttttcttttacatATGTAAATTGGCTTGTTTGTTGATTACGCTCGCATATATCGAATATTTTGGTTTGTACATCGGGtattttttgtgttatttttgtttttcgctaTGCATGCGGCTGAGAGCAACGAGGATCGATCGCGCCTGGAGGAGCAGAAAGAGGGAGCAACGCGTCTGCTTCGCGCCGTGGTTAAGCGCCGAATGCTGCAGACACCTGCTTTCTCGCAGCGGAACACTTCGCatgcgcagcagcagcagcagcagcggcagcgcgCACTGTCGCCGCCAACGTCGCCGCCTTCGTCGGCAGCGAAATTTCTTCTTTCCATTGAGGCCTCCACTGAGGCAGTCGGCCAAGTCCAAAGCCAAAATACGATGCCAAGTACGACTTGTTCAAGTACAGCTTGCCGGCTCATGTTGCatgtggttgttgctgctgctgcctgttgctgttgctgctgctgcatgttgctgttgctgctgttgctgctgctgcatgttgctgttgcagttgttggTGTCGCTTTTTGGGCCCAAATGTTGCCGCAGCAGCATTGCCTTGGCCATTTCTATTGTTGTTGCAGATACTGCTCATGTTGTTGCTTGGgccatgctgctgctgctgcttgtggCATGCGTCGCCAGTTGGTTTCCCCCAGCCTTCTGTTTGTTTACACTGGGCAGCAGTTAGTTGTATGAATGTATGTACAACTTTCAGTTGCGCTGGGTTACAGAAGCAGCAGACGACTTCGTTGACAATTGCATGTGGCACAAGTCCTCTAACTGTTTGCACTTTCTATTCCCCGCCAGCCTTCTGCCTGCTTGCCACTGACCAAGCCCACAAGACGCGGACTCCACAATTATTGGCCACTGCCCATGCTCCAGTTGTGGCAAGCAATCAAGCCGAGCAGCGGGGAAACGCGTGTGTGGGCGCCCTTCGATTGCCGCACGCTGCGCCGCCCCAAGTGGGTGGCAACTGGGTGTTGCAAGGtggcttggccggcttgggtGGCAGTGAATACGTAAaaactaacacacacacacacacacacccaagTGCGGCAGAGATATCGTGGCTTTTTCCTGGACTTTTCTTATGCAGACTCCCCTTGTAATGTTTCATCGACTGTTCCACTTttccataaaatatttttgccaaCTGCCGCATTTGGCATTGtcgagcaacaacaaaaactgtAACACCAGCAACTGAGGCAACAACAAGCACAACAACTGTGCGCCACTTGCTCTCGTTGAAATAATAGGATGAGCAACTGAGCAACACCAGCGACAACGAAGCCAATTGATAACCAGACGGCACAGTGGGGCAAAAACATTCATATCCCTTGTTTCCTGATTGTCCAGGATCCAGAACAATGGAATTATTGGTCCAAATATGGattgccatacctcgttgagctcgtaattgaATTCCCAATCGATTGGCATTCAAAATTTGACCTTTTAatttttgaccatttttcgcaaattttaatgatgttaccccttaccaaaaatgtgaaaatatagtcaaaaattaatttttctaaaaCCTTAAAAAAGTCACAGGGAacgttagtattggttattagctgctcaaaacagttatttaTTCATCTTTATGagcatttttagccaagtaaTGAAGAAAATTCCATTCGCAAATATCGAATTTTACGAATTGCTGAATTTCCGCAATAAAAAAATCCGTTTTTCGGCCACaacataaaaaatattcttccaaaTCTGGAATGCAATACCttgttgagctcgtaattaaatttccaatcaaactgtgttcaaaaatggatattcaaattttttgcgattttttgcaaattttgatgatgttaccccttaccaaaaTTGCGAAAATCGAcccaaaatttaatttttcaaaatccttcaaaaagtgatagggataatTAGTATTGGTAATAAGCTGTAAAAAACAGCAATTGGTTTATCTTTATGACCATTTTTAGGCAAGTTATGATGAAAAGACCCTTCACAAGTAGCGGATTTTTCCAAAAACCCTTTTTGCGAATTTCcgtaataaaataatcagttttttgaccaaaactttaaaaataatagtctgaatatggaatgccatatctcgttgagctcgtaattaaattccgATTCAAACTGTATTCataaattggaattttatttttgacccattttttgcaaattttgatgatgttaccccttaccgaaaatgcaaattttgacccaaaatatattttttcaaaatccTTCAAAAAGTGATTGGTATAAGAAGTATTGATAATTGTCTCTTCAAAACTGTTATTCTTTTAACTATACGACCATTATTACTCCACAAAATACTAATTTACGAAAcgaaattattaaattatcaaaTTTTCACGGCTTTTTCAAGTAATTGTTTTCGAAATAGTCCATTTAATGTGCAGTATTATGTTTAATGAACCGTGAATGAATTGTAAATTTATCAATTAACATTTTCACGATCAATCGACACTCGCACATTGGAGGCAATAATCTCTGGATGGCCATTTTAATGGCCCAATGACCCACTGTGCCGCCCCATGACGATCCCATGTCGTTCCGGGGCATTTCATCGCCATTTCAATTCCACTTTGCGGTCTTGAGTTTTTAGGGGCGCCACGGCGCGTCCACCTCGCGCGATTCATTCCTGTTTGCTAAAT
The Drosophila mauritiana strain mau12 chromosome X, ASM438214v1, whole genome shotgun sequence DNA segment above includes these coding regions:
- the LOC117146897 gene encoding uncharacterized protein LOC117146897, producing MQHQQQQQQQQQQQQQQHKQVRCRNLRRNVEIGAKKIWLPLIIFLSLQVALVCADDVEVVKAIAGGPDDDLTIALGDHENELDQMAQESEQEQQAQAQQQQQQQQQQQQQQQQQQQHQQLPQIQMQLPQSVPKVQVHYQHNMPQPPPNVALTMRNNHQNIPLSFGQPFGPPPPPGAQFYKGPPPPQLQQRPQPPPQLQLQVQPQQQQQQQQHTQQQGQQQQVQVPDLSVGGSSNNEIWAAPVQDMPKIVSLDVKCEKNGMKVFVQFDKPFNGIVFSKGHYSNMNCVHLPSGLGRSSASFDIGLHECGTAGNTDNYGQGYGHEAGSTGAGTYFENIIVIQYDPQVQEVWDQARKLRCTWHDQYEKSVTFRPFPVDMLDVVRADFAGDNVGCWMQIQVGKGPWASEVSGLVKIGQTMTMVLAIKDDDSKFDMLVRNCVAHDGKRAPIQLVDQRGCVTRPKLMSRFTKIKNFGASASVLSYAHFQAFKFPDSMEVHFQCTIQICRYHCPEQCSAETNLQDVHHLQVGPESQYGPPPQLHVDAYHVASAIGKRRDERRVQRRARAVAEPQVGLNRIIKVVSSGDLTFAIDEQAGGNGSSPNGANSGVDRSPQTMVFPLREEGLICMTTPGFAITLIVLLGILVTSCLTSAVLYVRLRPFSSFAGSAKERAVAFTNPQLAPLPVIQLPSPADLQGTLSKKRAMS